A genomic segment from Spinacia oleracea cultivar Varoflay chromosome 3, BTI_SOV_V1, whole genome shotgun sequence encodes:
- the LOC110805820 gene encoding B3 domain-containing protein REM9-like → MSLYRPTKPHFFQPLIPGFQSNFSIPKSFHKYLGVGSEKGEKTALLIDKRQKIWDVKIDLGDNLQFKQGWVKFCEDHDLQIGDFLIFRHQGFWVFDVFVFDPTSCEREFPTLDDESTTTVVQALSSNGVTNSISNL, encoded by the exons ATGAGCTTATATCGCCCTACAAAACCTCACTTTTTCCAACCTCTCATTCCTGGCTTCCAATCTAATTTT TCAATCCCGAAATCATTCCACAAATATCTTGGTGTAGGATCAGAAAAAGGAGAAAAGACAGCCTTATTAATAGACAAGAGACAGAAAATTTGGGATGTGAAGATTGATTTAGGTGACAATTTGCAATTCAAACAAGGATGGGTGAAATTCTGTGAAGACCATGATTTGCAAATTGGTGACTTCTTGATCTTTAGACATCAAGGCTTTTGGGTTTTCGATGTCTTCGTTTTCGACCCTACTTCTTGTGAGCGCGAATTTCCAACTCTTGACGATGAATCAACAACAACTGTGGTGCAAGCTTTAAGCTCTAATGGCGTCACAAACTCGATCTCAAATTTATAA
- the LOC130470687 gene encoding B3 domain-containing protein REM9-like — MQSIPKSFLKYLREDDKKEGDEKIAILRNYKVDDYLWIVKVGYFDDHKLHFKEGWNKFCNDHGLHVGDFLVFQHHQNLVFDVFVFDPTACERPFPGLNHLTSTKNVGSSSSNIPLKEEEDFSKPNGKGLKRTNRDRHKVNPGSSKIGFKSRGYPHFHTTVKLYWLKRGGMHIPLKFARENNIANRKCNMIVIDEQGDEWVVPLRQHKRGNSVYIGKLRDFYVANDLKPGQPVVFELIASANSPKFIFYKNSS, encoded by the exons ATGCAGTCAATTCCGAAGTCATTTCTCAAGTACCTTAGAGAAGATGATAAAAAAGAGGGTGATGAAAAGATTGCTATTTTAAGAAACTATAAAGTTGATGATTATTTATGGATAGTGAAAGTTGGTTATTTTGATGATCATAAGCTTCATTTTAAAGAAGGATGGAACAAATTTTGTAATGACCATGGTTTGCATGTTGGTGATTTCTTGGTATTTCAACATCATCAAAACTTGGTTTTTGACGTTTTCGTGTTTGATCCTACTGCTTGCGAGCGTCCATTTCCTGGTTTGAATCATTTAACGTCTACAAAAAATGTGGGATCTTCTAGCTCAAACATTCCATTAAAAGAGGAAGAGGATTTTTCCAAGCCTAATGGGAAAG GGTTGAAAAGGACGAATAGAGACCGCCACAAAGTTAATCCAGGGTCGTCAAAGATTGGATTTAAATCAAGGGGATATCCTCATTTCCATACCACTGTGAAATTATACTGGTTGAAGAGGGGAGGAATG CATATCCCGCTGAAGTTTGCGAGGGAAAACAACATAGCAAATAGAAAGTGTAACATGATAGTAATAGATGAACAAGGAGACGAATGGGTAGTTCCATTGAGGCAGCATAAGCGGGGTAATTCTGTTTATATCGGAAAGTTGCGCGATTTTTACGTTGCTAATGATCTCAAACCTGGTCAACCTGTCGTCTTTGAGCTTATTGCCTCTGCAAATTCTCCTAAATTTATTTTCTATA AGAACTCGAGTTGA
- the LOC110805817 gene encoding B3 domain-containing protein REM14: MILWCNNTKSDERKYYILGWLSSFYESNGFQKDDTICFELTKNGDKPVITFYRVSIAEGDKKLLEQDFASFNSTCCRYFRSIVSRSNLSRGLIIIPKHFARQNGLTRRKCDMVLTDIKGRSHMMKLGYEGNKDCGSDFLHGKRSLYNSYGLEKGDIVIFELICNGDKPIMKIYCCTKPVRKGKWSNNNMV; this comes from the exons ATGATACTTTGGTGCAACAATACCAAAAGTGATGAAAGAAAGTATTATATTTTAGGATGGTTGTCTTCCTTTTATGAATCTAATGGTTTTCAGAAAGACGATACTATCTGCTTCGAACTCACTAAAAACGGAGATAAGCCAGTAATAACATTTTATA GAGTGAGCATAGCAGAAGGTGATAAGAAGCTTTTAGAACAAGATTTTGCATCCTTCAATTCAACTTGTTGCCGCTACTTTCGATCTATTGTCAGCAGATCTAACCTAAGTCGCGGTTTAATT ATAATTCCAAAACATTTTGCGAGGCAAAATGGCCTTACGAGGAGAAAGTGTGACATGGTACTAACAGATATAAAGGGGAGATCACATATGATGAAACTTGGGTATGAAGGCAACAAAGATTGTGGTAGTGATTTTTTGCACGGCAAGCGTTCCCTCTATAATTCTTACGGTCTCGAGAAGGGTGACATTGTCATTTTTGAGCTCATTTGCAACGGAGATAAGCCAATTATGAAAATCTATT
- the LOC130470685 gene encoding B3 domain-containing protein REM14, with product MNNFSLINPHFFQPLLPNFQSNFSIPKSFLKYLREEDKEEGDEKIAKIRNYEVGDYLWKVKVGYFDDKLHFKDGWNNFCNDHGLQVGDFLVFQYHQNLVFDVFVFDPTTCERPFPGLHHLTVEKALSSSLNNQEIKGFCKNGKELKRNKKHKAHPAGKASFEPRGYPYYETFVKSFTLKWGGVSVPSQFARENDLVNKWCDVTLTDQQGKEWQVTLRNRNQGRTVYIGTWNAFHRAHGLKTGDHIVFELIQSGETPKMNFYK from the exons ATGAACAACTTCTCCTTAATCAACCCCCATTTTTTTCAGCCTCTTTTACCAAATTttcaatccaatttc TCGATTCCGAAGTCATTCCTAAAGTATCTTAGAGAAGAAGATAAAGAGGAAGGTGATGAAAAGATTGCCAAAATAAGAAACTATGAAGTTGGAGATTACCTATGGAAGGTCAAAGTGGGTTATTTCGATGATAAGTTGCATTTTAAAGATGGTTGGAACAATTTTTGTAACGACCATGGTTTACAAGTTGGTGATTTCTTGGTGTTTCAATATCATCAAAACTTGGTTTTCGACGTTTtcgtgttcgatcctactactTGTGAGCGTCCGTTTCCGGGTTTACACCATCTCACGGTAGAGAAGGCGCTATCATCAAGCTTAAACAACCAAGAAATAAAGGGATTTTGCAAGAATGGGAAAG AGttgaaaaggaacaaaaagCACAAGGCCCATCCAGCAGGGAAAGCATCCTTTGAACCGAGGGGATATCCGTACTACGAAACCTTTGTGAAATCATTCACCTTGAAATGGGGAGGAGTG AGTGTCCCATCACAATTTGCAAGGGAAAATGATCTAGTAAACAAATGGTGTGACGTGACACTAACAGATCAACAAGGGAAAGAATGGCAAGTTACACTGAGAAATCGTAACCAGGGTCGTACTGTTTATATTGGAACGTGGAATGCTTTTCACCGTGCGCATGGCTTGAAAACTGGTGATCATATTGTCTTTGAGCTCATTCAGTCTGGAGAAACACCCAAAATGAATTTCTATA AATAG
- the LOC110805818 gene encoding SAGA-associated factor 11 isoform X1, with the protein MSVPNEDSSSSSQSQVCCLQLSSQLFSDLLDSIIVDVASECHRIARLGLDRNLEEEEEELKLSVQARIKVADSSNSGEANGKHVVDIFGQTHPTVANDVFDCMNCGRSIAAGRFAPHLEKCMGKGRKARLKVTRSSTAAQNRYSRNSPVSAYSPYSNSTAANRLSNGSPGGPGDEFPNGTSEDS; encoded by the exons ATGTCCGTACCTAATGAAGATAGTTCATCTTCATCCCAGTCTCAG GTTTGTTGCTTGCAGCTTTCATCACAGTTATTTAGTGACCTCTTGGATTCGATCATTGTTGATGTTGCATCAGAGTGCCACCGGATTGCGAGGCTTGGTCTTGACCGGAATttggaagaagaggaagaagagtTGAAGTTGTCAGTACAGGCCAGGATAAAGGTTGCTGATTCAAGCAACAGTGGTGAAGCAAATGGAAAGCACGTAGTTGACATATTTGGACAAACACATCCAACTGTAGCAAACGATGTATTTGACTGCATGAACTGCGGGAGGTCTATTGCAGCTGGAAGATTTGCCCCACATTTGGAGAAATGCATGGGAAAG GGTAGAAAGGCTCGTCTTAAAGTAACCAGAAGTAGCACAGCAGCACAGAACCGCTACTCCCGAAACAGCCCTGTTTCTGCGTACTCCCCTTATTCGAATTCCACAGCCGCGAACCGGTTATCAAACGGATCACCTGGTGGTCCAGGTGACGAATTCCCAAATGGCACATCCGAAGACTCGTGA
- the LOC110805818 gene encoding SAGA-associated factor 11 isoform X2, translating to MSVPNEDSSSSSQSQLSSQLFSDLLDSIIVDVASECHRIARLGLDRNLEEEEEELKLSVQARIKVADSSNSGEANGKHVVDIFGQTHPTVANDVFDCMNCGRSIAAGRFAPHLEKCMGKGRKARLKVTRSSTAAQNRYSRNSPVSAYSPYSNSTAANRLSNGSPGGPGDEFPNGTSEDS from the exons ATGTCCGTACCTAATGAAGATAGTTCATCTTCATCCCAGTCTCAG CTTTCATCACAGTTATTTAGTGACCTCTTGGATTCGATCATTGTTGATGTTGCATCAGAGTGCCACCGGATTGCGAGGCTTGGTCTTGACCGGAATttggaagaagaggaagaagagtTGAAGTTGTCAGTACAGGCCAGGATAAAGGTTGCTGATTCAAGCAACAGTGGTGAAGCAAATGGAAAGCACGTAGTTGACATATTTGGACAAACACATCCAACTGTAGCAAACGATGTATTTGACTGCATGAACTGCGGGAGGTCTATTGCAGCTGGAAGATTTGCCCCACATTTGGAGAAATGCATGGGAAAG GGTAGAAAGGCTCGTCTTAAAGTAACCAGAAGTAGCACAGCAGCACAGAACCGCTACTCCCGAAACAGCCCTGTTTCTGCGTACTCCCCTTATTCGAATTCCACAGCCGCGAACCGGTTATCAAACGGATCACCTGGTGGTCCAGGTGACGAATTCCCAAATGGCACATCCGAAGACTCGTGA